Proteins co-encoded in one Cercospora beticola chromosome 7, complete sequence genomic window:
- a CDS encoding uncharacterized protein (antiSMASH:Cluster_3) translates to MNSPYGAPSQSGASSQYGGSQSQSGAPSQHGGLPQQINMPNFGPQFGGIPQFGPQFGGIPQFGGPLQSGGAPSPFGAPQQGGMQQPSPPDAQGRPREEDTWANMSDQELLANADRIRRKWARSMRRQWRATGANSQEQHMLIAMAEAEFQSDPIRHLRADVYDIHMCRATERLVRRGADPGWAYDLVDRFGAIA, encoded by the coding sequence ATGAACTCACCGTATGGAGCTCCTTCGCAGTCCGGCGCCTCGTCGCAGTATGGCGGCAGTCAGTCACAGTCTGGGGCCCCTTCGCAGCACGGCGGGCTACCACAGCAAATCAACATGCCAAACTTTGGACCACAATTCGGCGGCATTCCACAATTCGGGCCACAATTCGGCGGCATACCACAGTTCGGCGGTCCGTTACAATCCGGCGGTGCTCCATCGCCCTTTGGCGCTCCACAACAAGGTGGCATGCAGCAGCCATCCCCTCCGGACGCTCAAGGACGACCTCGAGAGGAGGATACTTGGGCAAACATGTCCGATCAAGAATTGCTCGCCAATGCGGATCGAATACGTAGGAAATGGGCTCGATCTATGAGACGGCAATGGAGGGCCACCGGAGCCAACTCGCAAGAACAACACATGCTGATCGCGATGGCCGAGGCAGAATTTCAGTCGGACCCGATTCGACACTTGAGGGCAGATGTATATGATATTCACATGTGTCGTGCGACTGAAAGGCTTGTGAGAAGAGGAGCTGATCCGGGTTGGGCCTACGACCTTGTTGACAGGTTTGGAGCTATCGCTTGA
- a CDS encoding uncharacterized protein (antiSMASH:Cluster_3) has translation MNSPFGAPSQAGAPSQSGASSQSGAPSQFGGLPQQGFPPQFGAPSPFGAPNGMPQQPFGFPQQGGIPQQPFGPPPQGGMLQPPFGLPTQGGGMQQPAPQPQAGRPRREEIWANMSDDELLNNFNRIRRKWERMLMRMQLAFGIPPENVGRCLIWYAQQFMMNPVPTLRLMVADIPAMRATSQTGFFPM, from the coding sequence ATGAACTCACCGTTTGGCGCTCCATCACAAGCTGGTGCCCCTTCACAATCTGGCGCCTCTTCTCAATCTGGTGCTCCCTCACAGTTCGGTGGGCTTCCGCAACAGGGCTTTCCGCCCCAGTTCGGCGCTCCATCACCTTTTGGCGCACCGAATGGCATGCCTCAACAACCCTTTGGGTTCCCTCAACAAGGCGGCATACCTCAACAGCCCTTTGGTCCACCACCACAAGGCGGTATGCTACAACCGCCCTTCGGTCTCCCTACACAAGGCGGCGGGATGCAACAACCAGCCCCTCAACCTCAAGCTGGTCGTCCTCGGAGGGAAGAAATATGGGCCAACATGTCCGACGACGAGTTGCTCAACAATTTCAACCGCATACGTAGGAAATGGGAACGAATGCTGATGCGCATGCAATTGGCCTTCGGCATTCCCCCGGAAAATGTTGGACGCTGTTTGATATGGTACGCGCAACAATTTATGATGAATCCTGTCCCGACGCTGAGGCTGATGGTTGCTGATATTCCGGCAATGCGTGCCACTTCGCAAACCGGATTTTTTCCCATGTAA
- a CDS encoding uncharacterized protein (antiSMASH:Cluster_3): MTSQYGAPSASSAASQYGGASQLGEQQGMPQQFGSPSQFGGQQGMPPQFGGPPQFGGPPRPSALFGGPVVYIHSIPGGTQMLQQSLPERFRNMSDEELLANANRIHRKWTRLFTRVWRATRAISEQEFLRLCKLSEALLEQFGALQVKVWVAEIENWRGLLRRIGSGGEGPAMGGMGGMGGMAGMGGGMSGMGRGMGGAMGGM; this comes from the coding sequence ATGACTTCGCAGTACGGTGCTCCGTCAGCATCAAGTGCCGCCTCGCAGTATGGTGGTGCATCGCAACTCGGCGAACAGCAGGGTATGCCACAACAATTCGGCAGCCCTTCACAATTTGGCGGACAGCAGGGCATGCCGCCACAATTCGGCGGCCCTCCCCAATTTGGCGGCCCTCCACGACCCAGCGCTCTATTCGGCGGCCCAGTAGTCTATATCCATTCGATACCGGGAGGCACTcagatgctgcagcagtcTCTACCGGAAAGGTTCCGCAACATGTCTGACGAGGAATTGCTAGCCAACGCGAATCGTATCCATCGGAAATGGACCCGATTGTTCACGCGAGTGTGGAGGGCTACTCGGGCTATCTCTGAACAGGAATTTTTGCGGCTTTGTAAGTTATCTGAGGCATTGTTGGAGCAGTTTGGCGCCCTGCAAGTGAAGGTGTGGGTTGCTGAGATTGAAAATTGGCGTGGGCTTTTGAGGCGTATTGGGAGTGGAGGGGAAGGGCCGGCTATGGGAGGAATGGGAGGTATGGGAGGTATGGCAGGTATGGGAGGAGGTATGAGTGGTATGGGAAGAGGCATGGGTGGCGCTATGGGTGGGATGTGA
- the ERG3A gene encoding Delta(7)-sterol 5(6)-desaturas erg3A (antiSMASH:Cluster_3), which yields MDVVLEVFDTFLFDRIYANALPISPSVSTFDPVSTLAASLKGFASNESAFNNFSQEASLARSTWQWEPSNSYFSLQPSEFAYLSRWDRDNIYRQFLSFYIITWIFGMVIYFTCASLSYIFVFDKTTFQHPKYLKNQMRMEIRQTVESIPIMAIFTVPFFVAEVRGYSFIYDSAANPAFTHPLLNLLGGWYNYLQFPLFLMFTDFCIYWIHRGLHHPRIYKTLHKPHHKWIMPTPFASHAFHPLDGYSQSVPYHLFPFIFPLQKFAYIALFTFIQIWTVMIHDGEYVANSPIINGAACHTMHHLYFNYNYGQFTTLWDRLGGSYRKPNDELFRREEKMSDSEWKRQTKEMERMVIEVEGKDDRSYGPPETVKKVQ from the exons ATGGACGTCGTCCTCGAAGTCTTCGAcaccttcctcttcgatcGCATCTACGCCAATGCCCTGCCCATATCACCCAGCGTATCGACCTTCGACCCTGTGTCCACCCTCGCCGCCAGTCTGAAAGGCTTCGCCAGCAATGAGTCGGCATTCAACAACTTCTCCCAAGAAGCCTCTCTGGCCCGCTCAACATGGCAATGGGAGCCTTCGAACTCGTACTTCTCATTACAACCCAGCGAATTCGCGTATCTGAGCCGGTGGGACCGCGACAACATCTACCGACAGTTTCTGAGTTTCTACATAATAACATG GATATTTGGCATGGTCATCTACTTCACATGTGCGTCGCTGAGCTatatcttcgtcttcgacaagACGACATTCCAACATCCAAAGTACCTCAAAAACCAAATGCGCATGGAGATTCGACAAACGGTTGAATCAATCCCGATCATGGCAATCTTCACAGTGCCCTTCTTCGTCGCAGAAGTGCGAGGCTACTCCTTCATCTACGACAGTGCGGCAAACCCAGCATTCACCCACCCTCTGCTGAACCTCCTTGGCGGCTGGTACAACTACCTGCAGTTCCCGTTGTTCTTGATGTTTACCGATTTCTGCATCTACTGGATTCACCGTGGTCTGCACCACCCGCGCATCTACAAGACGCTCCACAAGCCTCACCACAAGTGGATCATGCCAACGCCCTTCGCCTCGCACGCTTTCCACCCACTCGACGGCTACAGTCAGAGCGTGCCATACCACCTCTTCCCATTCATCTTTCCACTCCAGAAGTTCGCCTACATCGCCCTCTTCACCTTCATCCAGATCTGGACAGTCATGATCCACGACGGTGAATACGTCGCGAACTCGCCAATCATCAACGGCGCCGCATGCCACACGATGCACCACCTCTACTTCAACTACAACTACGGGCAATTCACAACACTGTGGGACCGCCTAGGTGGCAGCTACCGAAAGCCAAACGACGAGCTATTCcgacgagaagagaagatgagcGATAGCGAGTGGAAGAGACAGACAAAGGAGATGGAGAGAATGGTGATTGAAGTGGAAGGCAAGGATGACAGAAGCTATGGTCCTCCTGAAACTGTTAAGAAAGTGCAATAG
- a CDS encoding uncharacterized protein (SMCOG1106:major facilitator transporter~antiSMASH:Cluster_3): MASPRNSIDKQNQIELVEATPVEDVLLERFPLISNKSKEELDTLNKAVVRKLDWKFLPCITAMLLMNYLDRINVSNARLAGMQPDVGNMSDVEWSAGISMFYVGYIISQVPANVIIAKGKPRLLLPLVMLGWSSVTICMVAMKSAWSFMLCRFLVGLLEGPFLPAVSLMTSSWYTKQESPLRMAIWHAGNIISNVFSGLIAAGVLTNMDGIAGLHAWQWFILIEGIVSIAVAVIGFWGIPNWPGSTGTYYFTPEESAMAEYRAAVSAGGRTEDDEGDYWGGVVQACKDPFTWIFASLHFFLIIAQSFKDFLPSIINTFGFSQVGTYLIQAPPYLMAYFVTLAISWSSGRHLEHCWHIIGSILMCLVGAVIMISTLNVGARYFSIFLLCSGPFVGLNIQISWETTVVPRPRTKRAALIAIANCVSSVSHWFTPYFFLRSQEPRYQIGGGAIIVGCGLTIVSCLVARWWCLRKNKGLDRRAEISGEDSGWRYAT; encoded by the exons ATGGCTTCACCACGCAACTCCATCGACAAACAGAACCAGATCGAACTTGTCGAAGCGACACCAGTGGAAGATGTCCTCCTCGAACGCTTTCCCCTAATCAGCAACAAGTCAAAAGAAGAACTCGACACATTGAACAAAGCCGTCGTGCGCAAACTAGATTGGAAATTTCTGCCATGCATTACTgcgatgctgttgatgaa CTACCTCGACCGCATCAACGTCAGCAATGCCCGCCTCGCCGGAATGCAACCCGACGTCGGCAACATGTCCGACGTCGAATGGTCCGCCGGAATATCCATGTTCTACGTCGGCTACATCATTTCGCAAGTCCCAGCCAACGTCATCATCGCTAAAGGCAAGCCTCGTCTGCTACTCCCTCTTGTCATGCTCGGCTGGTCCTCTGTTACGATTTGCATGGTGGCAATGAAATCCGCTTGGTCGTTTATGTTGTGTCGATTTTTGGTTGGATTATTGGAAGGTCCTTTCCTGCCTGCTGTTTCGCTGATGACTTCGTCGTGGTATACGAAGCAGGAGTCGCCGTTGAGGATGGCGATTTGGCATGCGGGGAATATTATCTCGAATGTGTTTTCGGGGCTCATTGCTGCGGGCGTGTTGACGAACATGGATGGAATTGCGGGCTTGCATGCTTGGCAGTGGTTTATTCTGATTGAAG GCATCGTCTCAATCGCCGTTGCTGTGATAGGCTTCTGGGGGATCCCAAACTGGCCTGGAAGCACAGGAACCTATTACTTCACTCCCGAGGAAAGTGCGATGGCGGAGTATCGAGCTGCTGTTTCTGCTGGTGGACGaaccgaagacgacgaagggGACTACTGGGGAGGAGTCGTACAGGCTTGCAAAGATCCTTTCACCTGGATATTTGCGTCACTCCACTTTTTCCTGATCATTGCTCAGTCGTTCAAGGATTTCTTGCCGTCG ATTATCAACACATTCGGGTTTTCCCAGGTTGGGACCTACCTCATCCAGGCTCCGCCGTATCTTATGGCTTACTTTGTCACCCTCGCCATTTCCTGGTCAAGTGGTCGTCATCTCGAACACTGCTGGCATATCATCGGCAGTATCTTGATGTGTCTTGTTGGCGCTGTCATCATGATCTCCACACTCAATGTTGGAGCGAGGTACTTCTCGATCTTCCTTCTCTGCTCTGGGCCATTTGTGGGACTGAACATCCAGATCTCATGGGAGACTACTGTCGTGCCTCGCCCGCGAACCAAGCGCGCGGCTCTGATCGCAATCGCAAATTGTGTCAGCAGCGTTAGCCACTGGTTCACGCcgtacttcttcttgagaAGCCAGGAGCCTAGATACCAGATTGGTGGCGGGGCCATTATTGTTGGTTGTGGCTTGACAATCGTATCGTGCCTCGTGGCGAGGTGGTGGTGTCTGAGGAAAAACAAGGGGCTAGACAGGCGGGCAGAAATCAGTGGTGAGGATAGTGGTTGGAGGTACGCCACGTGA
- a CDS encoding uncharacterized protein (antiSMASH:Cluster_3), with product MVSAKSFALLTLVGMAAAMPGPVYRIDRRVVRRDGGSQKEGGSGSDSEQYCVLYNLDTQLADDYAAGVTKQICPSFGGKADGGFGPCGDGSTVACIGGQMTKSQDFAKEFNKKAQEADPKGHFMTSCFSADGNSMCASDIGCKTFPPESSSEDQSSC from the exons ATGGTCTCCGCAAAGTCCTTCGCTCTTTTGAC CCTCGTGGGAATGGCCGCCGCCATGCCAGGTCCCGTCTATCGTATCGATCGCCGAGTAGTTCGACGAGACGGAGGAAGCCAGAAAGAAGGCGGTTCTGGAAGCGACAGCGAGCAGTACTGTGTGCTATACAACCTCGACACCCAACTTGCCGATGATTACGCCGCTGGTGTCACAAAACAAATCTGTCCATCATTTGGCGGCAAAGCTGATGGCGGCTTTGGCCCTTGTGGTGATGGGAGCACGGTCGCC TGCATAGGAGGCCAAATGACCAAATCTCAGGATTTCGCGAAAGAATTCAACAAGAAGGCGCAGGAGGCGGATCCGAAGGGTCATTTCATGACCTCGTGCTTTTCTGCCGATGGCAACAGCATGTGCGCCAGCGACATTGGCTGCAAAACTTTCCCTCCGGAGTCCAGCTCAGAGGATCAATCGAGCTGTTGA